The Calothrix sp. PCC 7507 DNA segment CAGCTGCTTGTTCGCCATCACGTAATGTAGTGTCATTAATTAGGATTTCATGCATTTCAAACATCTCTCTATGGGAATTATTCTTAACAGTTATCAAATTAACTGTTAACTGTTAACTGATTTAATATGCTTCCTTGATTGCATCCTTTGTTGGTTGCAATCCCTGGTAATGGTAAATGCTTATATAAGTTCTAAATGAGGATTGGTAAATGCTAAAGAATCTAATAACTCATGATTCTCGATTATTAATTATTATCCGATCTCTCACACCATATCTGTATGACAGAGAACCAAAAATTGGTATAATTTAATTGCTTATTTGTCATTGGGTATTTGGCATTTGGCATTAATTCTTTCTCCCGGTTGGTGAGCGCAGCCGAACCACATCTCCCCTATCTCCCTCACTCCCCCACTCCCGTTGCACTATCAACTAAAGTTGTTCTTCTAGCCAATCTAAAATTCGCTCAAGCTGCTGCAAATCAACTAAACCATACTGCCAGAGGAGCATCGATAAAGGCCCATTGTCGAACTCACGATGTCGCAGTGCCACAGAAATATCTGCTCTGGAAAGTTCAAGTTCATTATGCAAAAAATTGAGGAATTCTCTATCGCTGTTACGGACTACCATAATCAGTATTGGTCAGTTATCAGTTATCAGTTATCAGTGAACAGTTATCAGTCTGTTAACTGTTCACTGTTCATCGCGCCAGCAACGCTCCAGCCAGTCCACTAATTCGTGGCGAGAACCGAGAAGTTGCATAACTGTGCTACGGATCAGGACTGCTTCTAGTAAATTGTTCACCTGTACTCGCAAAGAACCATCAGTGTGACAGGAACAGTTAATCGTTAATTCTTGCAACCGGTGATAAATTCGCCAGCGATCGCTCAACGGTATCTGCAAAACTTGATCGCCTAAAGTGTCATTTGTCATTTGTCATGTGTCCTTTGTCCTTTGTCAAGAGTCAAGGGTTGACGGTGAGCGTAGTCGAATCGTCAAGTGTCAAGTGTCAAAAAAACTATAGACTCTGGACTTTGGACTCTGGACTGTTGACTCTTAACTCTTGTAGTTGATGTTCTAGTTGCTCAATGCGAGAGATTAAAGAGCGAATCACGGTTGCTTCGACATCGGGTAGTTTGCCATGTTCTAGGGGAGAAAGGCGATCGCTCTGATTCCTGGAAATAATTCGTCCGGGAATTCCTACCACAGTGGAATCTGTGGGGACATCCCGCAATACAACCGAGCCTGCACCAACACGGACGCGATCGCCAATTTGAATATTTCCCAAAACTTTCGCACCCGCTCCCACCACGACGTTATTACCTACAGTCGGATGGCGCTTACCACTTTCTTTCCCAGTCCCACCAAGAGTAACGCCCTGATAAATTAGCGTGTAGTCACCCACTATAGCAGTTTCGCCAATGACAACACCCATGCCGTGGTCAATAAATACTGACTTACCAATCTTTGCCCCTGGGTGAATTTCAATTCCTGTGAAAAATCGCCCTAAGTGAGAAATCAAGCGGGGGATGAATATCACTCCCCGACAGTGCAACCAGTGAGCCACACGATGCAAACAGATAGCGTGCAACCCAGGATAGCAAAACACCACCTCCAGCCAATTACGTGCTGCCGGATCGCGCTCAAAGATGATGCGAAAATCACTCAATAACGGCTCAAAAAAATCGCCCGAGAGTAAATTTTTCAGTAGGGGAGTATTTTTAGAATTCCGCTGCGGATTCTTGACACTGTCTAAAGTCTGTTGCATCGGTACTGTCTGGTGAAAAGAGCCATGTGTTATTTTTCTGCTTATATCAGGCAGCTCTCAACGGGACAGTAAATCTAATGTCGATTGGATTTATTGGATTGATTAAGATTGTACTCAAACCCTCCAACCCAGATTTAAGCTAAATTTAAAATTTGTCTTGGGGTAGGGGTGCTAGCTTTTTATAGTGGGGGTACTAGTATTTTTGGGGTAAGGGATAAAGCATTTGTGTACTCGCCACAAAACTCTTTATCTGTAAAGTTTTATCGCTATTTAGACCAGATATTTTGAGATATATTAAGTTGTACTCAGATGCTTATAAAATGAGGTAAACGGGGCGACAGATGGGATGTCTGTATATCCAGTCACGTTTCTTATCTTATAATTTTGCTAGGGAAAAAACGAATTTCTTTATTTTCTTTTAGTCTTTAGTTGTCTGTAAATTTGTATACTTTTTATAAATATGACGCTGGTGAAATAGCGATCGCAGTTATCGCTAGAGAATGCCCAGAAGAGGATGCGATCGCACATCTTAGAGTAAATTTCAGTAATAAAATTCTTGATTTCGTAGTGGTGGTGCGACACGACTAAAATAGTGCGTTAGACGTAGTGGCGTGTCTAGACTAAAATGTTGCAATAATATAAGTCCTATCCGCGTTCATCCGCGTTCATCCGCGTTTAATTCCATCCCAATATAATGCACAAATTTAGGCTTGCCACGCCAGTAGCCAGTAGGTTGGGTGAAGCGGAGCGCAACCCAACATTGATCAGGGCGTTGGGTTACGCAAAGCCTCAACCCAACCTTGTATCTTAGAAATAGTAGTAGACCGTCCCAACCTTGGTCAAAATAGACCGCTTTGTAGCATGGGTCACTACAACAATCTCTTTGACAGAACTCGAACAGTCGCCGGGGTCAAAACTTTAAATATTGAGATTTAAAGTATACAGTCCGTATCGGGCAAGGATGAGTGAAATCAAGGGGAGGAATCAAAAACTTCTTGACAAAGTAGTTGAGAGTAAAAAAATGGAAAACATTGCTCAATGGGTAGGCATTGATGTCAGTAAAGCTACTCTAGATGTTTATATCCGTCCAATGGGTAAAGCATTCTCTGTAGCAAACACAGAAGTAGAAATATCTCATTTAGTAGAGGAACTCAAATCCGCTAATTTAAATCTGATTGTATTGGAAGCAACAGGAGGGTTAGAAACAGAGCTAGTAATTCAATTACAAGCTGCATTTTTACCAGTTGCATTAATCAATCCACGCCAGGGGCGAGATTTTGCTAAAGCTACAGGAAAGCTTGCCAAAACTGATGCTATTGATGCCAAAATTTTGGCACATTTTGGGGAAGCAATGAAACCCCAAAGATTACCAATTGAATCAGAAACTGCGCGTCAATTGAGCGAATTAATTAGTCGGAGAAGACAATTAGTCGAAATGCAGACGGCAGAAAAAAATCGCCGTTCACGCGCTCGTGGAAAAGCATTGGCTGATATTGAAGCTCATATTGAATATCTTGAGCAACGTCTAAAACAACTCAATCAAGAAATTGAAGAATTGACGCAAAACAATCAACAATGGATTGATAAAATTAATTTACTCAAAACTACTCCAGGCATTGGCCAAGTAATTTCGACAACTCTGGTTTCGGATTTACCAGAACTGGGTAAGCTAACTGCCAAACAAATCTCGCGTCTAGTTGGCGTTGCACCAATTAATCATGATAGTGGGCAACACAAAGGTAAGCGTATGATTAATGGTGGTCGCGCCCATGTTCGTGCCACTCTTTATATGGGTGCTGTGGTTGCTATGCGTCATAATCCCGTAATCAAAGCTTTTTATGAACGTCTTGTTGAACGTGGTAAATCCAAAAAACTTGCTCTGACCGCTTGCGTTCATAAAATGTTAGTCATTTTAAATGCAATGGTTCGAGATAATTTGCCTTGGTGCATTTCTGATAACTTTCAACCAATTGTTAACGCGTAAGGCTTGCAAACGTTTTTATACTTTTTATTAGCCTTTGAGCGGATGGTATCGCATCTTTACTGATCCGATGTCTACGACGGGCTATTCGGCGTCGCAGCCATGCGAACAATTTTTCATGCTCTTTTTTGCCTCCACGGGAAGTCCAGCAACTGGGGAAGATTCGGTGGCGTAGCGGAGTGGCTGGTGCGGGCTGCAACTGTCTTGGCTACCAATGTAAAATCTCAATGCCCGTACCAGCCACCACCGAATCTAGCGCAGCGTTCCCCAGTTGCGTCAATGTTCACAGTCCCGGTTTTTTGTTAACTTTAGCCGAAGGCTTTGGCGAAGCCATCGCTTGACTTTTAAGACAGTCGCTACAATTTTATTGCATCATTTTAGCTGTGTCGTTCCACTACAAATACTGATAACTGATAACTGATAACTGATTTAAGAATCTTGCTTTCTTCTATCTGCTTGCTCAACACGCTGCCTAATCGCTGCTTCTGCAATGCGAATATTTTCCTCAATTGGCGTACCATCTTCAGTTGTCATTGGCCCATACCATGTTGCTTCCGAGTCAGGAGTGCGGCGGCTATACAATACCCGCAAAGGTTCGATATCTTCTCGGTGTGCAAGCGCATAAGCTATCAATTCTTTAGTAGTCATCGCTTCAAAGTTCGGTTGCATTGAAAAACCTCCAATTTCCATCAGGGGGTACAATGATTTGAATTTCCTCATTGACAAAAATAAACACTATTCTGGTTTGGTCGTCAAAGCGGAATAGCTCAATACTTCTATAAGTGTTAGACAGCATTTGGCAGACACGCACACAGGCTAAGGCTTGTTCGTTTGTCGGGTTTATCGTCTGTTCCTCAATTGTGACATAGATAATATAAACCTAGATGGCGACTGGCTTACAACCTGCTAGCTGCGAATAATTTAATTTATCTACTATTTTGCGATTTACCTGAGGAATAGGTTGTAGTTAAGCGATAATAAATGCATTTGCCTATAAAAGCACAGTCATGACTTGCTGCCTAAATCCAGCTTGCCACAACCCACCCCATTCTGAATCCACAACGTTTTGCTCTAACTGCCGATTTCCTTTGATAGTGCTGAGAAATCGCTATCGCCCAATTCAATTACTAGGAAGTGGGGGATTTGGGAAAACCTATTTAGCAGAAGATTTAGACAAGCTGAATGAATATTGTGTTATCAAGCAATTTGCGCCACGAGTACAGGGAACTGCGGCAATAAACAAAGCCACAGAACTATTTGAGCAAGAAGCAAGGCGACTGCAACAACTAGGAGAACATCCGCAGATTCCCACGCTGTTGGCGTATTTTGAAGAAGAAAATAATCTTTATTTAGTGCAGCAGTTTATCAACGGGCAGAATTTATTAGCTGAATTAAAACAACAGGGAACTTTCACCGCAGAAAAAATCAGGAAAGTTTTGCTTGATTTATTAAATATCCTGAAAACGGTTCATCAGCACAAAGTTATTCACCGCGATATCAAACCAGAAAATATCATTCGTCGCAGCACTGACGGCAAGTTAGTGTTGATAGATTTTGGGATTTCCAAGCAACTCACCATGACAGTTATCACTAACCCAGGAACAACAATTGGTTCCCCTGGTTATGCGCCATTAGAACAAATACAGGATGGTAAAGCTTATCCAGCGAGTGATTTATATAGTGTTGGTGCAACTTGCTTTCACTTCCTGAGTGGAATTCACCCTTGGATAATGTGGGAACAACAAGGTTATGGGTGGGTTTCTTCTTGGCGGGAGCATTTGCAACAACCACAAAGCAGCGAATTGGAGAAGATTCTTGATAAGTTACTGCAAAAAGATTATCAGCAACGTTACCAATCGGCTGAAGAAGTTTTACAGGATTTTAGTTCACTGTTACCATCACTTTCACCAGTACACTCAACTCAGGCAGTAGGTGTAAATCAATCACAATCATCATTCCCTGCTACATTACCCTATGAGCCTCAAACTGGAAAATCGCCAGCACCAGTAAAGCCAAAAGTAGCGCTACAAAAAGCATCTAGACAAAATACTAATTGGAGAACCAGATTCCTA contains these protein-coding regions:
- a CDS encoding DUF2949 domain-containing protein — translated: MVVRNSDREFLNFLHNELELSRADISVALRHREFDNGPLSMLLWQYGLVDLQQLERILDWLEEQL
- a CDS encoding Asr1405/Asl0597 family protein, translating into MTNDTLGDQVLQIPLSDRWRIYHRLQELTINCSCHTDGSLRVQVNNLLEAVLIRSTVMQLLGSRHELVDWLERCWRDEQ
- the cysE gene encoding serine O-acetyltransferase, with protein sequence MQQTLDSVKNPQRNSKNTPLLKNLLSGDFFEPLLSDFRIIFERDPAARNWLEVVFCYPGLHAICLHRVAHWLHCRGVIFIPRLISHLGRFFTGIEIHPGAKIGKSVFIDHGMGVVIGETAIVGDYTLIYQGVTLGGTGKESGKRHPTVGNNVVVGAGAKVLGNIQIGDRVRVGAGSVVLRDVPTDSTVVGIPGRIISRNQSDRLSPLEHGKLPDVEATVIRSLISRIEQLEHQLQELRVNSPESKVQSL
- a CDS encoding IS110 family transposase; its protein translation is MENIAQWVGIDVSKATLDVYIRPMGKAFSVANTEVEISHLVEELKSANLNLIVLEATGGLETELVIQLQAAFLPVALINPRQGRDFAKATGKLAKTDAIDAKILAHFGEAMKPQRLPIESETARQLSELISRRRQLVEMQTAEKNRRSRARGKALADIEAHIEYLEQRLKQLNQEIEELTQNNQQWIDKINLLKTTPGIGQVISTTLVSDLPELGKLTAKQISRLVGVAPINHDSGQHKGKRMINGGRAHVRATLYMGAVVAMRHNPVIKAFYERLVERGKSKKLALTACVHKMLVILNAMVRDNLPWCISDNFQPIVNA
- a CDS encoding protein kinase; amino-acid sequence: MTCCLNPACHNPPHSESTTFCSNCRFPLIVLRNRYRPIQLLGSGGFGKTYLAEDLDKLNEYCVIKQFAPRVQGTAAINKATELFEQEARRLQQLGEHPQIPTLLAYFEEENNLYLVQQFINGQNLLAELKQQGTFTAEKIRKVLLDLLNILKTVHQHKVIHRDIKPENIIRRSTDGKLVLIDFGISKQLTMTVITNPGTTIGSPGYAPLEQIQDGKAYPASDLYSVGATCFHFLSGIHPWIMWEQQGYGWVSSWREHLQQPQSSELEKILDKLLQKDYQQRYQSAEEVLQDFSSLLPSLSPVHSTQAVGVNQSQSSFPATLPYEPQTGKSPAPVKPKVALQKASRQNTNWRTRFLVGAAITIVGTQIYGYVRYGLLPSSPIFLVKSFPSSSFLERTLTGHSNKICSVAFSPDGNTLASGSYDKTIKLWNLATGEQIRTLKGHSDTICSVVFSPNRITLVSGSYDETIKLWNLATGEQIRTLTGYYNWGISVDFSPDGNTLASGSRDKTIKLWNLATGEQIRTLTGHSDEVISVAFSPDGKTLVSGSGDKTIKIWRLK